In Actinomycetota bacterium, the sequence GGTAAACTCTCCCGGTTCTGCCAGACGGGCGCCGGCCTCAAGGACCGCTTCTAGCGCGCGTCTAAGCGGCGCCGGCCCGCCGTGACAATTAATCTCGACCACGTCTTCGCGCGTATAGCTCTTGGGCGCCTTCATCACCGAGGCGAGGGCCTCATCAATTTCTTCGCCGGCGCGATCAATGATCCTGCCGTATGACATCTTGTAGCCAACCCTGTCCCGCAGGCGCTTTCCGTCCGTAGACAACCAGACGCTATCCGCGATGGCGATGGCCTTCGGGCCACTCAAGCGGACAATGCCGATGCCGGCTTCGCCCTGCGCTGTCGCTATGGCGGCAATAGTATCGCTTACCTTCATGCCTTGATTATAGTCTAATGGGGTTGGTTCGTGAAATGTCTGATTGTGGTATTTCGCGCCTTTGGTTTAATTTCACGTAATGGGGGCCCGAGCAGCTAAAAAGGGCGTTTCACGTGAAACAGTTTTAAGCGGTGTTTTTGTCGCTTGGGGAAATGATGATAAACCGGTACGGCTCCTCGCCGCAGCTTGTTGTTTTAATGTCCTCGCGTTCTGCCAGCGCGCAGTGCACGATCCGCCGCTCGTACGAATTCATCGGCTCCAGGGATATCTCTCTGTCTTCATCTAGGGCCTGCTCGGCGGTCTTAAGCGCGCACTTCTCGAGGCCGGCAAGCCGTTTCTCACGATATCCGGCGGCGTCTATAACGACCCTGTGCCACTCCTCCGTGTTGTGATTAACGGCTACGTTGAGCAGGCACTGCAGGGCGTTTAGCGTCTTTCCTCGCCCCCCTATCAAAACACTAAGATCTTCCCCCTCGATGTCTGCCCGCAGGGCGTCCTCGTCCTCGCTCACAGTCACGTCGGCCGATATGTCCATCAGCTCTAGCGTTTTGTTCAAAAGCTCCTGAAGCGTATCAGTTTTTCTTGCCACGGCCAGCCTTCTTCTGTTTAGGTTTGGGCTTGTTCTTCGGCGGCGAGATCCCCTTGTCCGAAGTCGCGCCCGCCGTTTGGCCCACCGGCCTTGGGCGAGTGTCCAGATACTTGTTGTCTATCCACTGCTGCAGAATCATGGCGGCGTTGAACACCGTCCAGTAAATCAGGACTCCGGCAGGCAGGCTAAAGGAGATGACGCCGATGATGACCGGCATAAAGGCCATCATTTTGGCCTGCGAGGGATCGGTCATGGTTTGTTTCTGAGACAAGAATTGCGTCCCGACGATCAGGATGACCAGCACGTAGTAGGGCCAGGCCTGGGCTACATCGCTGCCAAAATTGCTGGCCGCCTTGCTCAGGTCAACTATCGGGCCGAAGCCCTGGCCCTTAAACAGCGGCTGCCGGAGAAGCGTAAAGAGAGCGAAAAAGATGGGCATCTGCAAAAGAATCGGCAGACATCCCCCGAACGGGCTCACTTTGTGTTCCTTGTACAGGGCCATTTGGGCCTGCGCGAGTTTCTCCCGGTCGCCCTTATGCTTCTCCTGCAGCTCCTTGAGCAGCGGCTGAACCCTTTGGACGTCCTTCATGGCCCGCGTCTGCTTAAAGGTCAAGGGGATTAATACGATGCGCACCGTTAACGTCAGCAGGATTATCGACCAGCCCCAGCTATTGACGTAACCATAGAAGAAGTCGAGAACGAGGTGGAGCACATCGACAATGGGCTGCAGTATTTGTGTCATCTAGCTTGTCCGCCTTTGCTTGACCGGATCGTAACCGCTCTGTCCCCAAGGATTGCAGCGGGTGATCCTCTTAGCCGCCAGCCAGCCTCCGCGCCAGGCCCCGTACTTCCTAATGGCCTCCGCCGCATAATTTGAGCAAGACGGCGTAAACCTGCAGGACGGGCGCAGCATCTTTCCCAAAGTCAGCTGATACGTCTTGATTAGCGCCAAGAGAACCGTTCTCATGATCCGGTCTCCTTGATTATAAGTTCGGCGGCCTCGTCCAGGAGCGCCGCTAGTTCACTTACCAATATTTGGTAATTTGCTTTTGCCGCCGGCGCCCTCGCGATGATTACGACATCGGCGCCGGCTATCTTTCGGCCGGCCCTGGCAGCGAACGCCTCACTCAGCCTTCGCCGAGTCCTGTTTCTGACCACGGCCGCGCCTACCTTGCGGCTGACCGACAGGCCCAAGCGGCCGCTGCCCTGTTCCGGCAAAACATAAATGACCAAATGCCGCCCGGCAACAGATAAGCCTCGGCCATAGACCCGTTTAAAGTCGGATGAAGAACGAAGGCGTGCTGTCCTGGGCAGCATAATAACCCGCGAGGGCTATACTGAAAGTCTCTCGCGCTGCTTCCTGCGACGGCCCCTGATCACGTCACGGCCGCCGGCTGTGCTCATTCTTTTCCGAAAGCCGTGCGTTCTGGCGCGCGGCTTTGTTTTCGGTTGATATGTTCTTTTCATAGCATAGGTATTAT encodes:
- the rpmH gene encoding 50S ribosomal protein L34, giving the protein MKRTYQPKTKPRARTHGFRKRMSTAGGRDVIRGRRRKQRERLSV
- the yidD gene encoding membrane protein insertion efficiency factor YidD: MRTVLLALIKTYQLTLGKMLRPSCRFTPSCSNYAAEAIRKYGAWRGGWLAAKRITRCNPWGQSGYDPVKQRRTS
- the rnpA gene encoding ribonuclease P protein component — its product is MLPRTARLRSSSDFKRVYGRGLSVAGRHLVIYVLPEQGSGRLGLSVSRKVGAAVVRNRTRRRLSEAFAARAGRKIAGADVVIIARAPAAKANYQILVSELAALLDEAAELIIKETGS
- a CDS encoding YidC/Oxa1 family membrane protein insertase encodes the protein MTQILQPIVDVLHLVLDFFYGYVNSWGWSIILLTLTVRIVLIPLTFKQTRAMKDVQRVQPLLKELQEKHKGDREKLAQAQMALYKEHKVSPFGGCLPILLQMPIFFALFTLLRQPLFKGQGFGPIVDLSKAASNFGSDVAQAWPYYVLVILIVGTQFLSQKQTMTDPSQAKMMAFMPVIIGVISFSLPAGVLIYWTVFNAAMILQQWIDNKYLDTRPRPVGQTAGATSDKGISPPKNKPKPKQKKAGRGKKN
- the jag gene encoding RNA-binding cell elongation regulator Jag/EloR: MARKTDTLQELLNKTLELMDISADVTVSEDEDALRADIEGEDLSVLIGGRGKTLNALQCLLNVAVNHNTEEWHRVVIDAAGYREKRLAGLEKCALKTAEQALDEDREISLEPMNSYERRIVHCALAEREDIKTTSCGEEPYRFIIISPSDKNTA